A genomic region of Thunnus albacares chromosome 4, fThuAlb1.1, whole genome shotgun sequence contains the following coding sequences:
- the LOC122981560 gene encoding tubby-related protein 1-like — translation MSAEKKPKKKKEEANGTTEGKSEAKPKKTKTKKNEDPSDEESPAIQNGKKVKKKKTEKSKEEPEKEKEKDKEKEPKKKAKSAPKKKKGSGTDDDDDDDDDEDTPKKKTKKKTTKDSSPSSSSAKEKKSKSKEDKDSDGKEKKSKSKDKDKDKEKDKKKEPASMFQINGDKDSKSKKKAAKSDSDDSEEETKSAKSKKKSAAGSSSMFQATGDKDKDKDKDKDKKTKKKGKAEESDDSDSEKEEKSKKKKGKGKKKKERSPSPEIEFDNLEKFVMDPAPQGTTIKCRVTRDQRGMDKSLYPIYYLHLDNEKKTFLLAGRKRKKSATSNYLVSIDATDLSRGGENFVGKLRSNLMGTKFTVFDNALNPERALPDMSNARQELAGIIYETNVLGMKGPRRMTVIIPGMDKDNDRVPLRPRNECDGLLIRHQNRRMENLIELHNKTPVWNEETASHVLNFNGRVTQASIKNFQIVHNKDLDYIVMQFGRIADDIFTLDFKYPLCAVQAFAIALSSFDGKIACE, via the exons AAgccaaaaaagaagaaagaggaagccAACGGCACCACAGAAGGCAAGTCTGAGGCCAagcccaaaaaaacaaagaccaaGAAGAATGAAGATCCGTCAGATGAGGAAAGTCCAGCCATTCAAA ATGGAAAGAaggtgaagaaaaagaaaacagaaaagagtaAAGAAGaaccagaaaaagaaaaggagaaagacaaagagaaagagccGAAAAAGAAAGCCAAAAGTGCtccaaaaaagaagaaag GTTCAGGCACAGACGATGACGATGACGATGACGATGATGAGGACACccccaaaaagaaaacaaagaaaaagacaacGAAGGACAGCTCTCCATCTTCAAGTTCTGCCAAAGAGAAGAAATCTAAATCTAAAG AAGACAAAGATTctgatggaaaagaaaaaaagtccaagtCGAAGGATAAAGATAAGGATAAGGAAAAGGATAAGAAGAAGGAGCCAGCCTCAATGTTCCAAATAAACGGAGATAAGGACTCCAAAAGCAAGAAGAAag CTGCCAAATCAGACAGTGATGACAGTGAAGAGGAGACAAAGTCAGCCAAGTCAAAGAAGAAATCCGCCGCCGGCTCATCATCCATGTTCCAAGCAACAGGAGACaaggacaaagacaaagacaaagacaaagacaaaaagacgAAGAAGAAAG GAAAGGCAGAAGAAAGTGATGATTCTGActcagaaaaagaggaaaaatcaaagaagaaaaagggcaaagggaagaagaaaaag GAGAGATCTCCATCACCTGAGATTGAGTTTGACAACTTGGAGAAGTTTGTGATGGATCCAGCTCCGCAGGGCACGACAATCAAATGCAGAGTGACTCGGGACCAGCGGGGGATGGACAAGAGCCTCTATCCTATTTATTACCTTCATCTTGACAACGAAAAAAAG ACATTCCTGTTGGctgggaggaaaagaaagaaaagcgcAACTTCAAATTATCTCGTCTCGATCGATGCCACAGATTTAtcgagaggaggagagaattTTGTTGGAAAACTGAG GTCAAATTTAATGGGGACTAAGTTCACCGTCTTCGACAATGCTCTAAATCCAGAGAGAGCTCTTCCAGACATGTCTAATGCACGGCAGGAGCTAGCAGGCATCATTTAT GAAACAAACGTGTTGGGGATGAAAGGGCCCAGAAGGATGACGGTCATCATCCCGGGAATGGACAAGGACAATGATCGAGTACCCCTCCGACCAAGAAAT GAATGTGACGGCTTGTTGATAAGGCACCAGAATAGAAGGATGGAAAATCTGATCGAGCTTCACAACAAGACGCCTGTGTGGAACGAAGAAACAGCGTCTCATGTGCTCAACTTCAACGGCAGGGTCACCCAGGCCTCCATCAAGAACTTCCAGATAGTCCATAACAAAGACT TGGACTACATCGTGATGCAGTTCGGACGAATAGCCGATGACATTTTCACGCTGGACTTCAAGTACCCGCTGTGTGCCGTACAGGCCTTTGCCATCGCACTTTCGAGCTTTGACGGCAAAATCGCCTGTGAATAA